Below is a genomic region from Agelaius phoeniceus isolate bAgePho1 chromosome 11, bAgePho1.hap1, whole genome shotgun sequence.
ATTATTTCTTGTTTTCACATCAatctggggctgctcctgaaCGACCAAATTTTTGTTTATAATCCCCAGAAGTCCAGGTCAAGAGACACTCACCTTATCCAGCCATGTGTGTGCTGAAGGTGCTGCAGaaggaggaggcaaagcaggAGCCTGAGGGGCATTTGTTTAAGACCTTTATTTAACACACTCCAAGGCTAATTTGCAAGTTGCCAACACTCTCTATGCCTTCACCAAAACCATTTATGGGAAACTTCCAAACTTTGCTAGACAACAAACCTCAGTCACTTCCTGTGGTTTAACCAACTGTAATGACCTCTTATTTTTGGCCAAGTCAGACCAAAACTGCCTGAGCTTAAAAACACTTGACATGCACTTGCTTAGAGGTAGCTTTGTCTACAGAGAAAAGGTAATTAACTAATtgggaaataaaaacatttatcaTTTCAAAAAAGACAATCCAAGTGATCCAGCGTGAAATCCCAGCTCCCTGAAGATGTCTGGAATTCTGTCCACCTTTCATAGGCATTAACTTCCATTTTAATGGAAACTGAAGTTATGAACTGGGGTTTCAACTACACACAGAAGAGCTGCTAAAAGAGTGGAATTCTGTTCTCCTCCAGCACTCGCATTTTTATGGTAACAAGTtcttttctggggtttttcagCAGACTGGTAAGAGGCAGCAAAGActagatttttaatttttttttttttttaattttaagaagtACTTTGCATGCACTTCCCAGAGGAATACTGCTGACCTAAAGCAGATGGATTTATTATCTAGCCAAGGCAGTGTGCACCCCTATTCCATGCCACCAGCTGAGAAAGGACTGACTGATGTCACAGGAAAAGCTTGAGTCTCTTACAGATGTAATCCCTAATCCATTTAGAAGCTGAAGTTACAGTCTCACACTGCAACAGCTACTGCTCTCAGGTAGCAGGGGTTAATTAAACAGGCAGTACAGCCTGCAAACAGAGTACTGAACCTGCCAATTCAACTGAAAATCAGGCACAGAAGTTGGTAAAATATATTGGGCTGCTACTGGAGTAGCCTTTGAATGCAGATATGAACTGCAGCTGAACTTGGGAGTGCACTGAAGAGCAGCAGAATTCAGGGGAGCTGCACCTTCTCATGTCCCCATCAACAGTACAGATTCACTTGTATCATGGCCCATCCAGAGTTCTCCCCACAGCAGGAACTGGGGGTCAAACTCCTTGTATCTGGCAGCACAGCTCATCCTATAGCACAGGATTTAGGTCAGTCCCTGTGATCTAATCCATTTAGTCCTAGATTTCTCTGCTATTTGGTAGTGGAGGCACAAAGATTATCTGTGATGCAGTTTTGTGCTGTGACCACCAAGCTCCATAGACAAGAGAATACCCTTAGGGCAAAGCAGATACCACACAGGACTAGGACTCTCATCACTACTAAGCAGAATTAATGGGATCAGGACCTATCAGTACTAAACTAGATGGACTGGACAAAATTacccaaaaggaaaaaaaaacccactttccCCCCTATTATCTCTCCAATCAGCCCTTCTTAATTCTGCATACATTTTCTGGTGTTAAATAAATACTTGCCAAGGGAACAGAACTCTGATGAAAAGATAATAAATGAGTTCAATATACACAGCCATTTCATGGGCTTCTGCTATGCACCACCATAAATTTAAAGCCAATTATGTTCTGTTTAAATATTTAACACTGTAAAGCTAGCCAATTTTACATCCTGTCAGAGATAATTGAAATACCCACTTTGTCCCTTTAATAGACAGGCAGAACATCCAGGAGATGGAAAACACCACCGGGATTTCACTATTTGCAACTGGATATTGGAAATACCCTCAATTCCTCAGAATTTAACAGCTCTGACACCAAAAGCACAAATCTTCAAACAGTGTGAAACTGAGAGCAGCCAGCAACAATCTCAAACCAACTGGCTACTGCTGTCTCCCAAAACTGAACTATCAGCAGCTTTTATTTGCATAGTTGTGACACTAGAGGACCCCACACACGCATGTTAGGGACTGAATTTAAACTAATTTCAATTGAATCCTGAGGCTCTGCAAGGAAGCAACTTTTTAACTGGCTCTTTACAGACACTCCTTTGAAGAGATGAAATCCAGTGGCTGTGACTAAGCTTGTAAGCACTGTGCACTTGGAGCTGCTATCAAACACGGGGGGAGAGCACCAGGCCAGAAGAAGTTATAGGAGAAGGCCCTGAGCTGATCACATTAAGATAAACATTTCAGAATCAATCCCTAAGACATCAGGGTGCAAACTTTCCTCTCAAGCATGCAAGTTACTGGCCACTGGAACAGCAGTGCAGGGCAAGCTGGAAATGCCATGAAGGTTTTTTGTTCTGAAATAGTCAAGGAAGGACTCAAAGGCTGTCTTTCAGATACAGTCCCTATGGGCAACACAGCAAAACTTAACTCCTGGCACTGCTCCATCAGCCTGCCAGAGGTGATATGGCAGACAAGCTCAGCCATTAGCTGTGTAAATAGATTTCCTTTCCTGTATCTGTATTGCTGAGTCAACTTCTGTTGAAGTACTGCTCTCCGTGGCAGGGCAAGGCACTAGGTTATCCaagtattttaaagagaaattattaTACTCACAGAAGATATACTACAAACTCTAAAAGGCATCTCTCCAACAAGGCAAAATGCCATTTCTTCCCCTAAATCCTTGTTTGGATGTTTGGGGTTAGCAAGTCCACAGGCAACAGGAGAGAGCTTGGCTAAAATTATCACAAATGAAGAATGTGAAATACAACATTAAAAGTCCTGTTTGCTTTCCACTCCTCTGGCTTCAGCAAGACACAAACAGGTGGGACACtactgagctgcagcagggatgttACTCAGACATCTCCTAAGACCAGTGGTTTTGCCAGACCTGGAGCCGTCTTTTCCAGTGATGTCTAAAGGAAAGATCACAGGAGACACAGGGTTAGAGCTTTGAGTCCAGGAGCCCTGCTGCCCAGTACCTCTTACAAGGCTGAGAGGTAACAAGGATCCACTCCCCAACAACCAAAGGTCTTCACAACAACATTCCCATTGCTCTTGTACCAGCTCCAGGCTAAATGGAGCTCCTGACACAAATGGCTTCCCTGGCACCAGGGCTCAGCATGAGGCTACTGAAGGCCCAGAAGTGACAGTCTGTGTCAAATTGTCTGGTTTCTGCTCTTCAAACACTCATCAACCACCTCTGCTGACAGCAATTCTGTATTTCCTTGAATCTTCATGAGACACCAAGTACCCAAGTGCCCTACCCAATATTAAACACCAGGGAAGTAGATGTGCAGAATGTCTGAAAATGGTGTGAGTGGGGAATGTTTCTGGCTACACAGGCTTGCTGTGATCTGTGCCTGACCCCTGGCTTTCAGGAGAGCTGAGGTGCCCATTGGGGCAGCAGAGGAAACAAAGTAGACAAAGCTTGTATGAACAAGAAAGCAAGGATAGCAAAATATACAAAAAAGAGCAAGATCCCAAGGCTGCTTCTGGGCTTTGCACTGGCTCCTGGAAATTCTACCATAAAGCAACCTCTTTCTCCCTCACACCTACAGTCCATTAGCCAAGAACAGTTATTCAGACAAACCACATCTGCCACTGTGGCTTAGGAGCCTATGAAATGAGATTCATCAATCCTTCAGTAATGGtactcacagaaaaaaacccaaatgcttcttgacccagaaaaccagaaatgtttATGCTGGAGTTGTGATTGGCATCTACAGGTGGCAACACACAACTGAGCCTGATCCATGAACAAACTCGTGCCTGCTCTTGGATAACCTGGAGTTGCCCATAACCAGTGCcttgggaaaagcagagctAGATCCCCAGGCAAAGGCCACAGAATAAAAACCAGCTGGCTTTAAAGCAGCTCTCTGCCCCACTGGAGGCTTGCAAATCTTGCGTGTTTCTaatgcagctcttgctgcacaTCATGATTTTCTCCGTAACAGACTGAGAGACAGTCAGTGTTTATTTCAGCAATTCAGATGAATGCTGCAGACACAAAGTCCAGGCAGATCTATTTTCCATTCAGAGTTTTGTGCAGTGTACAACCTGCAGGATGGGCAAGCACTTGTaccctcccatcccctccctggtGCAGCACCTCAAAAATCCTTACctggaagtgaaaaaaaaaataccaaagcCCTCAATGGCCAAAGCTCTGGCTGTGTCTATAGCAGATCATTATGTGATCACAGACTCCTGCTAACAAGTCTCAGAGCAGTAGCCTCCTGCATGAGTAGCACAAAATCTTGCAGGCATATAATACCCCAGTTAAACCAGACCCACAGAATGGGTTAATCCAGAAGCTACCTGTCTGCAAGCTGCTGCTACAGCTGCACTGTGCTTGCACACAAGCCCCAGGATCTACAGTTTCCAGTAAGCCAGAACAGCATTCTCCTTTCCAGTCAGAAGTTTTAAGCCAGGATTACCACTCCATCTCAAGCTCCTAAGCAAATAACAACTTAAGACCTTTTCCAGAGGATTGCCTGGTTTCACACTGTACATGCTTATCCCCAGTGATTTCCTGGCCGTTTTTTGTTCTCACAGAAGTGCAGACGCTCCCCAAGAGCAGAAGTCCCCTGTCGGCCGGGGCTGCACTATCATCTCTGCACGGCCCCTCCAGCGACCGCAGCATCcgctgctcctgtcccagctgctgctgcctccctgccacAGGAGGGAAACGGATTCTCCTGCCGCTGCCGCGGGCCCCGCTCACGctgaaaggaggaggaaaggccCCACTGGCTGTGGTTTGGGGCGATGTTTCACTGTCCCggaggcggccgggccgggcctgaGGTGAGCTCATCCCCCTGAGCCTGCGGCTCCGCTGATGTCAGCGCTCGGCTCCGTGGCAGGAAGCGAtatgggagcagcagccccagaggaAACTGAATTGAGCAACTGAGGTTAACTCCTCTGGCATTTCAGCATGTGGCATTTCCAGGGACTTTCTAAGAACCGGGCTGGGCTGCACACCaaaggcaggagggagcagctgtgctgccacaTGGCAAACCAGGCAACATCTGCCtcccctgggctcctggccccTTCTCCCCCCAGGGAAAACATTTCATGAAGAGCTTCCTACAAGGCTCTCTGAAGGTAGGACACAGATGCACACAAGTTTTCCTGGAATCTACCTCAGAAGCAGTTCTGAATGGTATAGAGTcagattttgtatttttgcagGGTTCAGGTAAGGTTGGGGCTCTGTGTATTGCATCTACAGATGCAATGTACAGAATATTGTACATTCCTACAACAGCAATAATTGTTATCTGGCATCTCATCTCAGACAACCTTAAATACATTGGAGCCTTCCACAGAAACTGGCCAGTGCCATCaatgtctgtgctgctgaggcacctctgccagtgccagccactGCAAGAGAGTTCTGCCTTACAGTACAAgccaggaaggagagaggaagaaCATCCAGGAAGCATTCTGGAGTTAATTCAGAGTACTAAAATGTCCCAAATACCAAGGGATCTTCTATTCATAAAGTTTCTCAAGTAAAGCAGGACATTTACAATAGACTATTTTCACTTTTTCCACACCAGCCAGACAATTTCACTGAGCTGTACCGGTAGCAGTGATCAGAACCTCAGATATGTGACTTCTTGGAAAGACAGATtttcttcccctcctttttttctaCCTCCACTTCTGCTGAATTAGTAACAACTGAATTAGATGGAAGGAATGTGCCTGGAAGCCTTCCAAATGCTCCTCTGTTTATAGGATTTACCAGGAAGACTACAGCCAGAGCTTTGTGGGTAAGTGCATGGTTTGCCAGAGTGTGGCTCTACTGTTTAGTCCCATGTAATTATGATTATCTAATTTCAAACCTTGTGTGGCTGGTGCCGAGTTCAAATTCAAGTCACTGCTTTCCAGAGGATTTCCTTCCTGAGACTCTCCCTCTTGGACCACTGCTTGAGGCTACaaagaaaaaacaccaaaaataaaCAAGCCCCCCCCCACCCATGCAAAATTAGGTATGGAAAGACAAAATTGAAAATATGCAAAGTAGGtggattattattatttaaagaaGATTCTGCAGCCCTGACAGCACATCCATTTGCCACCAACTCCTACATCCAACCATAGGCAAGAATACACACCAGAGCATGCAGTGTCCACACACATTCACAAGTCTCTGAATACTTGTGAGAATCCATAGTAAACCATCCCAATATCAGCCTTGTGACACACAGCCCAACACTTTGAAAAAAGCTGCCCATTATGCAGCTGTGGAGATTGTTTTAATCAAGaatattttctatatttcaGATTCTTCCCTGTCTTGACCACCTAAACATTTTGTCTATTGACAGTTAAACCCAAAAttattgttctttttcttctgctttggtTTTGCTCCCCAAAAATTCTTCAGCTGTTTAATTCTGAACTGAAACATCAGAATCCTTCAATAACCAAAGTTAAAATGACACATTTTGAAATGTTAAAAACTCCTGCTTGTCTTTGAGATTCGTCAGTCCAGAAATGACACCAGCAGAACTGACTGGGTAAGGTTTTGTTCTGTAAGACACAGCCACTTCTGCCTCTGATGATTTTCCACAGAGCTTGAGGATCCCAGTTTGCACAGCTGGTTGCTTTAAGCACTGGTAACACAGGCTTCCCTAATCAGTGTATTTAAATGACATAAGGTAAATGGGCTTGGGGAAAGCAATGGGCTTTGACTGTTACCTTCTCTAGTAACAGTCTACTTGGACTGCAGAGAAGGAACATTCAGATTTATGCAACAGTTCCCTTTTCTGGGACCTTCTGCACAGGGTTTGCAAACAGCTTTCCACTATCCAGGAAATATCTGCATGCAAGGTCACTGTCACATCAGAAAAGACTTCTGTTCTCTCCCATATCCTGGCACTTCCTGGCTGGTGAACCTTTCCCTCCCTTTGCAAACAGCTTTCCACTATCCAGGAAATATCTGCATGCAAGGTCACTGTCACATCAGAAAAGACTTCTGTTCTCTCCCATATCCTGGCACTTCCTGGCTGGTGAACCTTTCCCTCCAAGCCTTTTGCATGGCCCTCTcaggctgctctgtccctctggttctgcagagccagaagtgttcctttccctcctgagcactcctgtgccaccacagctgTACAACAAACCTATGGATTCCTGCAGCAAGTGCACAGCTTGGGTTTGGATCTAGCAATGTGATGCACACTAAATAATGGTTTGTGGCTGCTGTGGAGGTTTTTAATCACTCCTAATGACAGGTAACACCATGAGTAGTTCACAGGACTGAATATCTTTattgattaaaataatttttgtcttgtttttacacctgaaatgttttcttcttaGCTACTAACTCTTACTAATCCTTTGTTTGTTGCATGAAAGAGTCTCTTGCTGACAGGACTCAAAGTTTCTCCATTcatcaaatttctcttttcGCTTAATATTAAGTTTCTTCTTTTGAGACAAACTGACATGCTAAGCAATTGCTTCAGTCTTTCAAGTCTCCTGGGAAGACAACCCCTCTCTAAGAAAGGATGGAATCTCTGGTCTGACATTCCAAGCCTGAGAAAGTGCTATACTGTGGAAGTCTGGTATGTCTTGAATTAAGTACAGCATCTCCCCTGGGCTCTCAGAATTCTTCAGTAGCTGAATCTTGGAGGCCATCAGGAAGGCAGTCAGAGCTTCCCTAATTATTTCCAGGCTACCAAAGCTCAAAGAATGTTGTGGCAGACACAGAGTCTGAGAAGGGCAAACACAGCTGCAAGTTCCTCCCCAGGATctgtgcctggagaagagggaaaggACTGAACACCGTACTCACCCACTTGCGGGGCCTCCCTCTTCGCCTCTTCCCAGCAGAAGGTTCTGCCTTTATTGAAAACAAAGGGGAAATATTGTCAGCTCTCAGATTTGCTGGGCACTGTGACTAAACCACTGAACATGGCCAAGGTGACCTCTGTAGAAAAGGTTTTGTCTCACAAgtagcagaaaaagcaaaagctgaggATAGAAGACAGTTGAGGAGGAAACACCTGCCTGACTGCACTGGTTGTGATTATTTGGCAGTGGTGGAGGAGAAACACTGGGAGGAAACTGCTGAACAGGCAGTGGCAACACAGGAAGGCTGGGAGGTGAGTAAGGACTAAAACCACAGTAACTGATTTGTCCAACGGTGGTAATTAAAGCTGAGCTGAATTAGGGGCAACTTTCACTATTTTTAAGCTAAGAGAAACATCCCTGCTGGTCTCTCTGGCAGTGCTTCTCTCCTCTGTAAATGAGTATAACCCATTTCCTCTCACCGTTCCTCCAGTTAGAACAGTAATTTTCTTGCTTCCTTTTGGCCTTCCTCGTGGTTTCTTCACTGGCTGTGGTTCCACAGCATCCTGTGGGATAATAGCTGTGTTTCCACCATCCTCCTGGgataaaaggagaaaacaatTTAAGCAGGATGATCCCTGAAACAATTTGTTTTCTCATTCTGATTGGTCTTGAACTGCCTTACCCCACTAAGAACACCCAGACCCCTAAATAGCTGGTTgtctctgcttttccagctgggaaGTGCATTAGAAGATGATCAGCAATATTCCTACCTCTTTTTGTCTTTTGGGCTGGGGAAATGAGTAAGTTCCAAGAACTCTGGCCAAGGGGCCTCACCTGTTCTATCCAATTACTGGTGCAGAAACAGAGGGTGATGACACATGAAAGTCTCCAGGCTAGAACAGAGACCTGGCCAGCCCCTCTCACACATGTCCTGGCTGAACTGTCACTGCCTGTCACATCAGAGGCGCCTCTGAAGCCAGGAGCTGAGATTTCCCAGGGTGCAgatcctgctgctgtcctgggtAGCCCCAGCATTTACCCCAGAACACCTCTCCTCCCCTTGTCCTTGTTAGCAAGCAGcttcccagggctgcctgcagatCCCAGCAGGCTACTGCCATGGCATCCTCTTGGGATGATGTTCTCTCACCTGTGGCTGCTTCTTTGGTCTCCCCCTCTTTCTCTTCAGGCCCTGGGTCAGTGTGGATGAGATGGGATTCTCTGCCCCGTCGCTGCTCATGTTGGCACTCTCCACTGTTAGCGGGTTATAATCCAACAGGTTCTTTTTCCTGGACTGGGAAAGAAAACTTGTC
It encodes:
- the LOC129125149 gene encoding uncharacterized protein LOC129125149 — its product is MSSDGAENPISSTLTQGLKRKRGRPKKQPQEDGGNTAIIPQDAVEPQPVKKPRGRPKGSKKITVLTGGTAEPSAGKRRRGRPRKWPQAVVQEGESQEGNPLESSDLNLNSAPATQDITGKDGSRSGKTTGLRRCLSNIPAAAQ